A region of Reichenbachiella carrageenanivorans DNA encodes the following proteins:
- the rpoN gene encoding RNA polymerase factor sigma-54 has protein sequence MQNLSLIQTLGQKLSPQQIQFIKLLQVPTVELEARIKEEMEINPALEEGKEEQVDEQTEEVEEASEELDIDDYLNEDDYAGYKMQGDGNGQEEEREMPISSGSSLQEQLIMQLGFEKLDERQTQIGIQLIGSIEADGYIRRDLEAIMNDLAFSQNVETTEEELEEILYRIQTFDPPGIAARNLKECLLIQLEKRDDHSEESVLAQKIVSSCFEEFTKKHYDKILKKLGVDDDQLKCAVQLITKLNPKPGGVTDGLVKTQYLMPDFILTNTDGKLDLTLNARNAPELRISRSYADMFQSYHKSDKKDKKLKETVSFVKQKLDSAKWFIDAIRQRQNTLLNTMNAIIKYQYDFFLDGDESKLRPMILKDIAEIISMDISTVSRVANSKSIQTEFGIYPLKYFFSEGIATDSGEDVSSREVKQKLKNHIEAEDKSKPLSDDKLEKLLKADGYNIARRTVAKYREQLNLPVARLRKEL, from the coding sequence ATGCAAAATCTTAGTTTAATCCAGACATTAGGCCAGAAGCTGTCTCCACAGCAGATTCAGTTTATTAAGCTGCTTCAGGTGCCCACGGTAGAGCTGGAAGCCAGGATCAAGGAGGAAATGGAGATCAATCCTGCGCTGGAAGAGGGCAAGGAAGAGCAGGTCGATGAACAGACCGAAGAGGTAGAAGAAGCCAGTGAAGAGCTCGACATAGACGATTATCTCAACGAAGACGATTATGCTGGGTATAAAATGCAAGGCGATGGCAATGGGCAAGAAGAAGAACGGGAGATGCCTATCTCATCAGGATCTTCTCTTCAGGAGCAATTGATCATGCAATTGGGATTTGAAAAGCTAGACGAAAGACAAACACAGATCGGGATACAACTGATCGGAAGTATAGAAGCAGATGGTTATATCCGTAGAGATTTGGAAGCCATCATGAATGATTTGGCATTTTCTCAAAATGTAGAAACTACAGAAGAGGAGCTCGAAGAGATCTTGTATAGAATTCAGACTTTTGACCCTCCAGGCATAGCTGCTAGAAATCTAAAAGAATGCTTACTCATTCAACTCGAAAAACGAGACGATCATTCGGAAGAGAGTGTGTTGGCACAAAAAATAGTGTCGAGCTGTTTCGAAGAATTTACTAAAAAACATTACGATAAGATTCTGAAAAAACTAGGAGTCGATGATGACCAGCTCAAATGTGCGGTACAGCTGATTACCAAACTCAACCCCAAGCCAGGAGGAGTCACCGATGGACTGGTGAAAACCCAGTACCTGATGCCTGATTTTATTTTGACGAATACAGATGGCAAGTTGGACTTGACTCTGAATGCTAGAAATGCACCTGAGTTGAGGATCAGTCGATCTTATGCGGATATGTTTCAGAGCTATCACAAAAGCGACAAGAAAGACAAGAAATTGAAGGAGACAGTTTCCTTTGTGAAACAAAAACTGGACTCGGCTAAGTGGTTTATCGATGCTATTCGTCAGCGACAGAATACACTACTCAATACCATGAATGCCATCATCAAGTATCAGTATGATTTCTTTTTGGATGGAGATGAAAGCAAGCTCAGGCCGATGATATTGAAAGACATTGCTGAAATTATCAGTATGGATATTTCCACCGTTTCGCGTGTGGCCAATAGCAAATCGATCCAGACGGAATTTGGTATATATCCATTGAAATATTTCTTTTCTGAAGGGATTGCGACAGATTCTGGAGAGGATGTGAGTAGCCGAGAGGTAAAGCAAAAGCTGAAAAATCATATCGAAGCGGAGGACAAGTCCAAACCGTTGTCGGACGACAAGCTAGAGAAACTATTGAAGGCTGATGGCTACAACATCGCCCGCAGAACCGTGGCTAAATACAGAGAGCAGCTCAATCTGCCTGTGGCCCGATTGAGAAAAGAGTTGTAG
- a CDS encoding tetratricopeptide repeat-containing sensor histidine kinase codes for MDSLKAILVEEPENLVALNDLAFAYTYTNLDSARALLLQAIEINENDSLQLGISKETLAIVDEIQGNISSALTLHFESIKIFEQISSSKHLAWAYNGMGALHYQQYDYDQALFYFLKSMDIRTQLNNPTEVAKSMVNIALIFNKTEQYDSSLFYLHSSLAPFVDNTDQLMESIVYLNLGSTFSYMEQFDSAEYYFNKSETIQKKIGDHEGLGVLYRKLGELYSEKKDLLKALDYYTLSLEYVQKLGDIGRFIETKQAQYLVYEAMGDFQNAYQIQSEYLILRDSLINIKNKEIINEYNIKYETEQKERTITELELEQKNAALAFANSQNQRNIFIFGFAILIIFIRFLYHRYTTKKKTSELLSEKNVEITKALEDREILLKEIHHRVKNNLQVISSLLNLQAGSLDDDVAKDAVREGQSRVKSMALIHQKLYSADDVRGVDVQDYLENLSAELFRAFGVDEEKVNWAIDAAGLKMDIDTVIPLGLIINELITNSIKYAFQDVEHGLLNISLEETGETMHVMVKDNGIGMDEDALKSSNSFGWKMIKSLSRKLKAEINVKNEQGTTVYLTLSRYKLVV; via the coding sequence ATGGACAGCCTGAAGGCCATACTGGTAGAAGAACCTGAAAACCTTGTAGCACTAAACGACCTAGCATTTGCATATACCTACACCAACTTGGATAGTGCCAGAGCCTTGCTACTACAAGCTATAGAGATCAATGAAAATGATAGTCTACAGCTAGGAATATCGAAAGAGACATTAGCCATTGTAGATGAAATCCAAGGCAATATAAGTTCGGCCCTTACCTTGCATTTTGAAAGTATCAAGATCTTTGAACAAATCAGCTCTTCCAAACACTTGGCATGGGCCTACAATGGCATGGGAGCGCTCCACTATCAGCAATATGATTACGACCAGGCATTGTTCTATTTCCTCAAGAGTATGGATATCAGAACGCAACTCAATAACCCCACAGAGGTAGCCAAATCCATGGTCAACATTGCCCTGATATTTAACAAGACTGAACAATACGACTCCTCACTCTTCTACTTACATAGTTCGTTAGCGCCTTTCGTAGATAATACTGATCAACTGATGGAAAGCATTGTTTATCTCAACCTAGGGAGTACTTTCTCCTACATGGAACAGTTTGATAGCGCAGAATATTACTTTAACAAGTCCGAGACCATCCAAAAAAAAATCGGAGATCATGAAGGTTTAGGCGTACTGTATCGAAAACTAGGAGAGCTATATAGTGAGAAAAAAGACCTCCTCAAAGCATTGGACTACTACACTTTAAGTCTAGAATATGTACAAAAACTCGGAGACATTGGTCGCTTCATAGAGACCAAACAGGCACAATACTTAGTTTATGAAGCAATGGGAGATTTTCAAAATGCTTACCAGATTCAGTCTGAGTATTTAATATTACGTGATTCGTTGATCAATATAAAAAACAAGGAAATCATCAATGAATACAATATCAAATATGAAACCGAACAAAAAGAACGTACCATAACTGAGTTAGAACTAGAGCAAAAAAATGCGGCCCTGGCATTCGCCAATTCTCAGAATCAGAGAAACATATTCATATTTGGGTTTGCCATTTTGATCATTTTCATTAGGTTTTTATACCATCGCTATACTACCAAAAAGAAAACCTCTGAGCTGCTCTCAGAAAAGAATGTGGAGATTACCAAGGCCTTAGAAGATCGTGAAATACTGCTCAAAGAAATTCATCATCGAGTCAAAAACAACTTACAGGTCATTTCCAGCTTACTCAACCTCCAGGCGGGTTCATTGGACGATGATGTTGCCAAAGATGCCGTAAGAGAAGGACAGTCCAGAGTAAAATCCATGGCACTTATTCATCAAAAACTATACTCAGCGGATGATGTACGTGGAGTAGATGTACAAGATTATCTTGAAAACTTATCCGCAGAGTTATTCCGTGCTTTCGGAGTAGATGAAGAAAAAGTGAATTGGGCCATAGATGCAGCAGGTTTGAAAATGGATATCGATACCGTAATTCCATTAGGTTTGATAATAAACGAGCTCATTACGAACTCCATCAAATATGCTTTTCAAGACGTTGAGCATGGATTACTAAACATTTCTCTTGAAGAAACCGGTGAAACTATGCATGTGATGGTGAAGGACAATGGAATTGGAATGGATGAAGATGCATTGAAATCCTCCAATTCCTTCGGGTGGAAAATGATCAAATCGCTTTCGCGTAAATTGAAGGCAGAGATTAATGTGAAAAATGAGCAAGGTACGACCGTGTATTTAACCCTATCTAGATATAAATTAGTTGTATGA
- a CDS encoding polysaccharide biosynthesis tyrosine autokinase has translation MNPRNVHIPQDSQGHQMNDSDSAFESLDFEKIRQVFVSSWPWVLAIMLIVMSLVFLYLRYTKPIYSAESTLKLDIKNDANLLGLQNPLEQDIKGLAGEIEILRSRLFFSQVADVINMDISYFHPGRSHLVDERYGNSPFEVTYELQNQSLLDKAFNIEILNDNEFYLSCTYLGGRIGGKHQFGTSITSTGFTFIINKTSYFDDQKDLIDFYFVINSKSAVIDFLESHVTVEPVNFNANTIKISLSDFNQVKARNLLQAIDTIYLAFSKNAKNQAVEQKIKFLETQMAKTSKELVEYEDYFEKFTIKNRTTDLSSDLTKTIALLNALDSQRYKMRDHLVEVDLVNENFRNDDPVSVFKMPESIASMVNDYNLLVNERDLKLNSYNENTQVIKRLDQQIEIAKRSASSRLLSYKTNLIQDLEEVNKKRALLEENFIELPSMGTSYNKNRRLYTLQEEFYFSLIQSKIELEIARAGTVTNFVILSPAAVASTPIHPKKLMIYALGLVVGLLLSAFFLAIQFLLHDKITSQKELEKILHAPILGLIPNYKQEKLDHSKLIVTNNPKSAISESLRSIRTNMEFMATNGQNQLISVTSTVSGEGKTFIAVNLGGVFAYAGQKVVIVDLDMRKPKVHLAFESNDLQKGMSTILIGKNKIEECIKESELENLHFISAGPMPPNPSELLLSPKFDEFLENLKKTYDVIFLDSPPVGLVTDGILVMKKADLPIYVVRADYSKRSYLKSVHNLISNNKFDHLSVILNGVNTSKGSYGYGYGYGYYEE, from the coding sequence TTGAATCCAAGAAACGTACACATACCTCAAGATTCTCAAGGTCATCAAATGAATGACTCAGACAGTGCATTTGAAAGTTTAGATTTTGAAAAAATCAGACAAGTATTTGTCTCTAGCTGGCCATGGGTATTGGCGATCATGCTTATCGTCATGTCATTGGTGTTTTTGTATCTCCGCTATACCAAACCAATATATAGTGCTGAGTCTACACTCAAGCTTGACATTAAAAATGACGCTAATCTACTGGGGCTACAAAATCCACTTGAACAAGACATCAAAGGCCTTGCAGGTGAAATAGAAATACTAAGGTCTCGATTATTTTTCAGTCAGGTAGCTGATGTCATCAATATGGACATTTCATACTTTCACCCTGGAAGAAGCCACTTAGTAGACGAACGCTATGGAAACTCCCCTTTTGAAGTGACTTATGAACTCCAAAACCAAAGCCTGCTAGACAAAGCTTTTAATATTGAGATTCTAAATGACAATGAGTTTTATCTCTCCTGTACTTATTTGGGTGGTCGTATTGGAGGAAAGCACCAATTTGGCACATCTATCACAAGTACTGGATTTACTTTCATCATCAATAAAACCAGCTACTTCGATGATCAAAAAGACTTGATAGATTTCTACTTTGTGATCAACAGCAAGTCCGCGGTGATCGACTTCCTAGAATCCCACGTCACAGTAGAGCCAGTAAATTTTAATGCCAATACCATTAAAATATCCCTCTCAGACTTCAATCAGGTGAAAGCTCGAAATTTGCTCCAAGCTATAGATACCATTTATTTGGCTTTTAGTAAAAATGCTAAAAATCAAGCCGTAGAACAGAAAATCAAATTTCTGGAAACTCAGATGGCGAAAACCTCAAAAGAACTCGTAGAATACGAAGATTATTTTGAAAAATTCACCATTAAAAACAGAACCACAGACCTATCTAGCGACCTCACAAAAACAATAGCGCTTCTGAATGCACTAGATTCTCAACGTTACAAAATGAGAGATCACCTAGTAGAAGTAGACTTGGTCAACGAAAATTTTAGAAATGACGATCCAGTCAGTGTTTTTAAAATGCCAGAATCAATCGCTTCTATGGTCAATGATTATAATCTACTAGTGAACGAACGTGACCTCAAGCTCAATTCATACAATGAAAACACACAAGTCATTAAAAGACTGGATCAACAAATTGAAATCGCCAAGCGCTCAGCAAGCTCAAGGCTGCTCTCCTACAAAACCAACTTGATTCAAGATCTCGAAGAGGTCAATAAAAAAAGAGCACTCCTAGAAGAAAATTTTATTGAACTGCCATCTATGGGCACCTCCTACAATAAAAACAGACGACTCTATACACTACAAGAAGAATTTTACTTCTCTCTGATCCAAAGCAAAATAGAACTTGAAATCGCACGAGCTGGAACGGTGACCAACTTTGTGATTTTATCTCCAGCTGCAGTAGCTAGCACACCCATTCACCCAAAAAAATTAATGATCTATGCCTTAGGGCTAGTAGTAGGGCTCTTGCTGAGCGCCTTCTTTTTGGCCATTCAATTCCTTCTCCACGACAAAATAACAAGTCAGAAAGAACTTGAGAAAATTCTACACGCACCAATTCTCGGGCTCATCCCTAACTACAAACAAGAAAAGCTAGACCACTCGAAACTGATCGTAACGAACAACCCAAAATCAGCAATCAGCGAATCCCTACGCTCTATCCGAACCAACATGGAATTTATGGCCACCAATGGTCAAAATCAACTGATCTCCGTAACGTCTACAGTGAGTGGTGAAGGCAAGACATTCATTGCGGTAAACCTCGGCGGGGTGTTTGCCTATGCTGGCCAAAAAGTCGTAATTGTAGATTTAGATATGAGAAAACCCAAGGTGCATCTTGCTTTCGAGTCTAATGATTTGCAAAAAGGAATGAGTACCATACTCATTGGAAAAAATAAAATTGAAGAGTGTATTAAAGAATCAGAACTCGAAAATCTTCACTTTATTTCGGCTGGCCCTATGCCACCAAACCCGTCTGAACTTTTGCTAAGCCCGAAGTTTGATGAGTTTTTGGAAAATCTGAAAAAAACATATGATGTGATCTTCTTAGACTCACCGCCTGTGGGGCTAGTCACTGATGGTATACTGGTAATGAAAAAAGCAGACTTGCCTATCTATGTGGTTCGTGCGGATTATTCCAAACGATCTTATTTGAAATCCGTTCATAATTTGATTTCAAACAACAAGTTTGATCACCTATCTGTCATACTAAATGGTGTAAACACCAGCAAAGGCTCTTACGGCTACGGGTATGGATATGGCTACTATGAAGAATAA
- a CDS encoding LytR/AlgR family response regulator transcription factor, whose product MSKPSVLVVEDEPLIADDIASILEKNGYDVVDIVDEVVDAFASIKKYNPDIALLDINIEGDEDGIDLAERLNVPFVFLTSYYDQNTLDRAKKTNPSGYIVKPFNEKDLIANVEIALSRTRKNKAKVDSPEKLFLRNGQEIVSVMSSDIVYVEAFDNYANVFTATEKFIISHTLKSIEEKLLPFGFIRVHRSYLINFAHVDSLSEGYVFLKGHKVQIGKSYRKEFIDGLSML is encoded by the coding sequence ATGAGCAAACCCTCCGTCCTGGTAGTAGAAGATGAGCCACTAATAGCTGACGACATAGCCAGCATTCTTGAAAAAAATGGATACGACGTAGTAGATATAGTAGATGAAGTTGTAGACGCATTCGCATCCATTAAAAAATATAATCCAGATATTGCACTGCTCGATATCAATATTGAAGGCGACGAAGATGGCATAGATCTCGCAGAAAGACTTAATGTACCCTTTGTATTTCTCACATCTTACTACGATCAAAACACGCTTGATCGAGCCAAAAAGACTAATCCATCCGGATACATTGTGAAACCTTTCAACGAAAAGGACCTTATTGCTAATGTGGAAATAGCTCTATCCAGAACTCGAAAAAACAAGGCGAAAGTAGATTCACCAGAAAAACTTTTCTTAAGAAATGGTCAAGAGATTGTGTCAGTAATGTCTTCTGATATTGTCTATGTAGAGGCGTTCGACAATTACGCCAATGTTTTCACCGCAACAGAAAAGTTCATCATCAGTCACACACTCAAAAGCATAGAGGAAAAACTATTGCCATTTGGTTTCATACGTGTACACAGATCGTATCTCATCAATTTCGCCCATGTAGATTCTCTATCGGAAGGATACGTTTTTCTCAAAGGACACAAAGTCCAAATTGGAAAGTCCTATCGCAAAGAATTCATTGATGGCCTTAGTATGCTATAA
- a CDS encoding phosphatase PAP2 family protein: MREKTSSIISYLFHPLLMPSMTFLIIYWQLPELIKPLTLVTLPFLFITTFIIPILSVAMLKFSGSVTNFKLDKQEERVMPFSFVTVFYGLTTYLFVFKIQVNEVFALLLIATTLLVSVLTLITVWYKVSIHSAGISGVVGFFLAFGMRFPDSAVLYPLLVLLVVAGLVMSARLKLNAHTPKEVLVGMLIGLTICFGTLYGFA; the protein is encoded by the coding sequence GTGAGAGAAAAGACGAGTTCTATTATTTCCTACCTTTTTCATCCGCTGCTGATGCCGTCGATGACTTTTTTGATTATTTACTGGCAGCTACCTGAGTTGATCAAGCCGCTTACTTTAGTGACATTACCTTTTCTTTTTATTACCACTTTTATCATCCCTATTCTGAGTGTGGCGATGCTCAAATTTTCAGGTTCTGTCACCAATTTTAAGCTGGACAAGCAAGAAGAGCGCGTGATGCCATTTTCGTTTGTCACGGTTTTTTATGGGCTGACAACCTATCTATTTGTTTTCAAAATTCAGGTCAACGAAGTCTTTGCGCTATTGCTGATCGCTACGACGTTACTTGTGTCTGTACTTACGCTCATTACCGTGTGGTATAAGGTGAGCATTCATTCGGCTGGCATTAGTGGAGTGGTGGGTTTTTTTCTCGCCTTTGGTATGCGGTTTCCCGATAGTGCGGTACTGTACCCATTGCTTGTGCTGCTAGTTGTAGCAGGTTTGGTCATGAGCGCCAGACTAAAACTCAATGCGCATACGCCTAAAGAAGTATTAGTCGGTATGCTGATCGGCTTGACGATTTGTTTTGGTACGTTGTACGGGTTTGCTTAG
- a CDS encoding tyrosine-protein phosphatase has protein sequence MFHWLKPKSNFLDVDLHSHLIPGIDDGVKSWDEALNILTTLHQIGYKKIITTPHIIHDYYPNTPEIIREGVTKLNKLVSEKGLDLTVEPGAEYFIDEHFIEAIDKGKELLTFGGGHILIETPFMNKPVFIDDVVFKLKAKGLKPILAHPERYTYLQQDHNLAKVWADSGLLMQINISALSGYYSKEAQKLAKVLIEAGQVHFLASDIHNLKHLAQLQKTIKTKLFQRCRQLPLLNSSL, from the coding sequence TTGTTTCATTGGCTAAAACCGAAATCTAATTTTCTGGACGTCGACCTTCACTCTCACCTGATACCTGGAATAGACGATGGTGTGAAAAGTTGGGACGAGGCGCTGAACATACTAACTACCCTACACCAAATAGGGTATAAAAAAATAATTACAACACCTCACATCATACACGATTATTACCCCAATACACCTGAAATCATTCGCGAAGGTGTAACCAAACTCAACAAACTCGTCTCAGAAAAAGGCCTCGATCTCACAGTTGAACCAGGGGCGGAATACTTCATAGATGAGCACTTTATCGAAGCCATTGACAAAGGGAAAGAACTACTAACCTTCGGAGGTGGTCATATTCTGATCGAGACGCCATTTATGAACAAACCCGTATTTATCGACGATGTGGTTTTCAAACTGAAGGCTAAAGGGCTAAAGCCTATATTGGCTCACCCTGAGCGATACACATACTTACAGCAAGACCACAACCTCGCCAAAGTATGGGCTGACAGCGGACTGTTGATGCAAATCAACATAAGTGCACTATCGGGCTATTACTCCAAAGAAGCACAGAAGCTAGCCAAAGTACTGATCGAAGCAGGTCAAGTTCATTTTTTGGCATCCGACATACACAACCTCAAGCACTTGGCACAGCTACAAAAAACCATTAAAACCAAATTATTCCAAAGGTGCAGGCAACTGCCACTACTCAATTCCTCATTATAA
- a CDS encoding DUF547 domain-containing protein, with the protein MKNLIVALIAFSPLLLQAQPTHKDFDSLLKKYVDAQGGVNYKAFKADEVALNDYLVSMMIEPPTSDWNNDEKLTYWINVYNALTIQLILKYYPIKSIKDIGSAIQIPYINTPWDIECFEIEDGKELSLNDIEHGIIRKHFEEPRIHFALVCAAKSCPKLLNEAYDATKLDAQLTAQTKAFLANLNKNKISNDRLELSKLFSWYGGDFRKNGTLVDFLNQYSSTKINQKTKTSFMDYDWGLNEQK; encoded by the coding sequence ATGAAAAATCTCATTGTTGCACTGATAGCCTTCAGCCCCCTACTCTTGCAGGCTCAGCCTACGCATAAGGACTTTGACTCCTTGCTCAAAAAATATGTAGACGCACAGGGCGGAGTGAACTACAAAGCCTTCAAAGCCGACGAAGTAGCGCTCAACGACTATTTGGTATCCATGATGATAGAACCACCAACCAGCGACTGGAACAATGACGAAAAACTGACATATTGGATCAATGTGTATAATGCACTGACTATACAACTGATTTTAAAATATTATCCCATCAAAAGTATCAAGGATATTGGTTCGGCCATTCAAATCCCTTATATAAATACTCCTTGGGACATCGAATGTTTTGAAATAGAAGATGGGAAAGAGCTGTCGCTTAATGATATAGAACATGGCATCATCCGAAAACATTTTGAAGAGCCTAGAATTCACTTTGCTCTGGTTTGCGCCGCTAAATCTTGTCCCAAATTACTAAATGAAGCTTATGACGCCACTAAACTAGATGCGCAACTCACAGCTCAAACCAAAGCCTTTTTAGCCAATCTCAATAAAAATAAAATAAGTAATGATCGTCTAGAACTCTCCAAGCTATTTAGCTGGTATGGAGGCGACTTTCGCAAAAACGGCACATTGGTAGATTTCCTCAATCAATATTCTTCAACTAAGATCAACCAAAAGACCAAAACTTCTTTCATGGATTATGACTGGGGGTTGAATGAACAAAAGTAA
- a CDS encoding PorT family protein — MMKKIIFALFACLLLTAGHFAKAQLTEEVKKKTPELPGQIMVDFGFNSSSNNPSSMPYHWWRSKSLGLYFVKSFEFSKKLELRPGIGVSLEKFGHAENMDVFSYGEDSNGADTLGFSTVLGGGLKKNQLAVNYIEMPIEVRFNLNGNEKKDGIFLAIGGSAAYRFESHTKIKYTDEFGNKMKDKQKNNFGLNNIRLGAYGRLGYRSFSVFYKTYFTNVFSSDGPIGSENMLYSTIGISLTGL, encoded by the coding sequence ATGATGAAGAAAATTATTTTTGCCCTTTTTGCTTGTCTACTCCTGACCGCTGGTCACTTTGCAAAAGCACAATTAACGGAAGAAGTAAAGAAAAAAACGCCTGAATTGCCTGGTCAAATCATGGTAGATTTTGGATTCAATTCTTCGTCTAACAATCCCTCTAGCATGCCCTACCATTGGTGGAGGTCTAAATCACTAGGGCTGTACTTTGTCAAGTCATTCGAATTCTCTAAAAAATTAGAATTGCGCCCAGGAATAGGGGTCAGCCTGGAAAAATTCGGTCATGCCGAAAACATGGACGTATTCTCTTACGGCGAAGATTCTAATGGCGCTGACACACTAGGGTTTTCTACTGTATTGGGTGGAGGATTAAAGAAAAATCAACTGGCTGTCAATTATATTGAAATGCCTATTGAAGTTCGGTTCAACCTCAACGGAAACGAGAAAAAAGACGGTATATTTTTAGCCATAGGAGGCTCGGCAGCTTATAGATTCGAATCCCATACCAAAATCAAATACACGGACGAGTTTGGCAACAAAATGAAAGACAAGCAGAAAAACAACTTTGGATTGAATAATATCAGACTCGGTGCTTATGGCCGACTAGGCTACAGAAGCTTTAGTGTTTTTTATAAAACATATTTCACGAATGTTTTTTCAAGCGACGGCCCTATTGGATCTGAAAACATGCTCTATTCCACTATTGGCATCTCACTAACGGGCCTCTAA